The Macrobrachium nipponense isolate FS-2020 chromosome 1, ASM1510439v2, whole genome shotgun sequence genome includes a window with the following:
- the LOC135219203 gene encoding uncharacterized protein LOC135219203 isoform X2, whose translation MKFVCEPKSCLCCIAPKTGSLILGFVGAICSIFGILAIIAVAFSKKGFAVCQNDNLQEREYPCMEIGMLLLAVSAIVAFVNGAVSISLIYGLNKGIAHLMIPYVILNSAQTFLTGLFTVALAAIYGVNGYWVPFALVLIVGTLIVALWVHFLMIIYITRKEVRMTSSEEVAPSTTGSELWNR comes from the exons ATGAAGTTCGTTTGCGAACCGAAGTCGTGCCTATGCTGCATCGCACCCAAGACAGGTTCACTAATCCTGGGTTTCGTAGGAGCG ATATGTTCTATATTCGGGATACTGGCCATCATAGCAGTCGCGTTTTCGAAGAAAGGTTTCGCAGTATGCCAAAACGACAACCTGCAGGAGCGGGAATACCCTTGCATGGAAATTG GTATGCTTCTCTTAGCAGTTAGCGCCATCGTAGCCTTCGTCAATGGAGCCGTCAGTATTTCACTCATCTACGGACTAAATAAG GGCATAGCGCATCTCATGATCCCTTACGTCATCCTGAACAGCGCTCAAACGTTCCTCACGGGACTCTTCACGGTTGCCTTAGCTGCCATTTATGGAGTCAATGGCTACTGGGTTCCTTTCGCCCTTGTGTTGATCGTGGGGACTCTGATCGTGGCCCTGTGGGTGCATTTCCTAATGATCATCTATATCACAAGGAAAGAGGTAAGG ATGACCAGTTCTGAGGAAGTGGCACCTTCGACCACCGGGTCGGAATTGTGGAATAGGTAG
- the LOC135219203 gene encoding uncharacterized protein LOC135219203 isoform X1: MKFVCEPKSCLCCIAPKTGSLILGFVGAICSIFGILAIIAVAFSKKGFAVCQNDNLQEREYPCMEIGMLLLAVSAIVAFVNGAVSISLIYGLNKGIAHLMIPYVILNSAQTFLTGLFTVALAAIYGVNGYWVPFALVLIVGTLIVALWVHFLMIIYITRKEIIVIKPHEVEPSTTDSDIWKTDIP; encoded by the exons ATGAAGTTCGTTTGCGAACCGAAGTCGTGCCTATGCTGCATCGCACCCAAGACAGGTTCACTAATCCTGGGTTTCGTAGGAGCG ATATGTTCTATATTCGGGATACTGGCCATCATAGCAGTCGCGTTTTCGAAGAAAGGTTTCGCAGTATGCCAAAACGACAACCTGCAGGAGCGGGAATACCCTTGCATGGAAATTG GTATGCTTCTCTTAGCAGTTAGCGCCATCGTAGCCTTCGTCAATGGAGCCGTCAGTATTTCACTCATCTACGGACTAAATAAG GGCATAGCGCATCTCATGATCCCTTACGTCATCCTGAACAGCGCTCAAACGTTCCTCACGGGACTCTTCACGGTTGCCTTAGCTGCCATTTATGGAGTCAATGGCTACTGGGTTCCTTTCGCCCTTGTGTTGATCGTGGGGACTCTGATCGTGGCCCTGTGGGTGCATTTCCTAATGATCATCTATATCACAAGGAAAGAG attattgttattaaaccTCATGAAGTGGAACCATCAACAACGGACTCAGATATTTGGAAAACCGATATTCCGTAG
- the LOC135219203 gene encoding uncharacterized protein LOC135219203 isoform X3 produces the protein MKFVCEPKSCLCCIAPKTGSLILGFVGAICSIFGILAIIAVAFSKKGFAVCQNDNLQEREYPCMEIGMLLLAVSAIVAFVNGAVSISLIYGLNKGIAHLMIPYVILNSAQTFLTGLFTVALAAIYGVNGYWVPFALVLIVGTLIVALWVHFLMIIYITRKEMTSSEEVAPSTTGSELWNR, from the exons ATGAAGTTCGTTTGCGAACCGAAGTCGTGCCTATGCTGCATCGCACCCAAGACAGGTTCACTAATCCTGGGTTTCGTAGGAGCG ATATGTTCTATATTCGGGATACTGGCCATCATAGCAGTCGCGTTTTCGAAGAAAGGTTTCGCAGTATGCCAAAACGACAACCTGCAGGAGCGGGAATACCCTTGCATGGAAATTG GTATGCTTCTCTTAGCAGTTAGCGCCATCGTAGCCTTCGTCAATGGAGCCGTCAGTATTTCACTCATCTACGGACTAAATAAG GGCATAGCGCATCTCATGATCCCTTACGTCATCCTGAACAGCGCTCAAACGTTCCTCACGGGACTCTTCACGGTTGCCTTAGCTGCCATTTATGGAGTCAATGGCTACTGGGTTCCTTTCGCCCTTGTGTTGATCGTGGGGACTCTGATCGTGGCCCTGTGGGTGCATTTCCTAATGATCATCTATATCACAAGGAAAGAG ATGACCAGTTCTGAGGAAGTGGCACCTTCGACCACCGGGTCGGAATTGTGGAATAGGTAG